Proteins encoded by one window of Halosolutus gelatinilyticus:
- a CDS encoding glycoside hydrolase family 3 protein, whose product MAVDDTTRADGASNDSDDRSVPSANRRRFVRTTGALGAGAVIPGLGAASAQSREGRSVDDIVADLSDREKVGQLVMALVSPTDDGEPPARAEDIVKDLAVGSAMVEHVGTPERTAEFNNTLQAWALETEAALPLLVGADFEFGAAHSVGDLRDDRTTQFPRTMNLGALGSERAAADAATITATEARAMGYHWGFAPVADVNTNPENPVIGVRAFGGDADLVASLTAAQAPGFQRNGNGIIATAKHFPGHGDTHTDSHTGLPTVSYDRDTLDAIHLPPFRAAIDAGIDAIMTAHIVVEAIDPDRPATLSEPVLTGLLRNELGYDGLLVTDAMSMQAITDIWGQERAAVLAASAGADVIMSMGGYEDHAATVEALYDAVQRGELSMERVEAAATRVVAAKRKYGLLTRGGGRPSGRVFVNPERAARRTGKLPDRRRAAEIARKSMTLVKNDGVLPFDATGGRTTLVAGVAQVDVLTEAVRDRSDGEVVAWQSSQWRDDDPTDDEIETVTALAEEADRALVATYSASELPDGQAELVASVRGTGTPTAAVSVGLPYDVASYPDVDAYLASYALDRWKQLNVSALEGVAEVVFGAEPEGTLPVEIDGHYPLGHGLGYEG is encoded by the coding sequence ATGGCGGTAGACGATACCACGCGAGCAGATGGGGCGAGTAACGACTCCGACGATCGGTCCGTGCCGTCGGCGAACCGCAGACGCTTCGTTCGGACGACGGGCGCTCTCGGCGCCGGCGCGGTGATCCCCGGGCTCGGCGCCGCGTCCGCGCAGTCGCGAGAGGGGCGGTCCGTCGACGACATCGTGGCCGACCTCTCCGATCGCGAGAAGGTCGGTCAGTTGGTGATGGCGCTGGTGTCCCCGACCGACGACGGGGAGCCGCCGGCGAGGGCCGAGGACATCGTGAAAGATCTCGCGGTCGGGTCTGCGATGGTAGAACACGTCGGCACGCCCGAGCGGACGGCCGAGTTCAACAACACCCTCCAGGCCTGGGCGCTGGAGACGGAAGCGGCGCTTCCGCTGCTCGTCGGCGCGGACTTCGAGTTCGGCGCCGCCCACAGCGTCGGCGACCTCCGGGACGATCGAACGACCCAGTTCCCGCGAACCATGAACCTCGGCGCGCTCGGATCCGAGCGGGCGGCCGCCGACGCCGCGACGATCACCGCGACGGAAGCGCGCGCGATGGGGTACCACTGGGGGTTCGCTCCAGTCGCGGACGTCAACACGAACCCGGAGAATCCGGTGATCGGCGTCCGGGCGTTCGGTGGCGACGCCGATCTCGTGGCGTCGCTCACCGCCGCACAGGCGCCGGGCTTCCAGCGCAACGGGAATGGCATCATCGCCACGGCGAAGCACTTCCCGGGCCACGGAGACACGCACACCGACTCGCACACTGGCCTTCCCACGGTCTCCTACGATCGGGACACGCTCGACGCGATCCACCTGCCGCCGTTTCGGGCGGCCATCGACGCCGGCATCGACGCGATCATGACCGCCCACATCGTCGTCGAGGCGATCGACCCCGACCGTCCGGCGACGCTCTCCGAACCGGTGTTGACCGGCCTCCTCCGGAACGAACTCGGGTACGACGGCCTCCTCGTCACCGATGCGATGTCGATGCAGGCGATCACGGACATCTGGGGGCAAGAGCGCGCCGCCGTCCTCGCCGCGTCGGCTGGCGCGGACGTCATCATGTCGATGGGCGGCTACGAGGACCACGCCGCCACCGTCGAGGCCCTGTACGACGCCGTCCAGCGCGGGGAGCTGTCGATGGAGCGCGTCGAAGCGGCGGCGACCCGCGTGGTAGCGGCGAAGCGGAAGTACGGCCTGCTGACCCGCGGGGGCGGTCGGCCGAGCGGCCGCGTCTTCGTCAACCCCGAGCGGGCGGCACGCAGAACCGGCAAACTCCCGGATCGGCGACGCGCCGCGGAGATCGCCCGGAAATCGATGACGCTGGTGAAAAACGACGGCGTCCTCCCGTTCGACGCGACCGGCGGCAGGACCACGCTCGTCGCCGGCGTCGCGCAGGTCGACGTCCTCACGGAGGCCGTTCGCGACCGCTCCGACGGCGAGGTCGTCGCCTGGCAGTCGAGCCAGTGGCGGGACGACGACCCGACCGACGACGAGATCGAGACGGTGACGGCGCTCGCCGAGGAGGCGGACCGCGCGCTCGTCGCGACGTACTCGGCGTCCGAACTTCCCGACGGACAGGCGGAACTCGTCGCCTCGGTCCGGGGGACCGGAACGCCCACGGCCGCGGTGTCGGTCGGCCTCCCGTACGACGTCGCGTCCTACCCGGACGTCGACGCCTACCTCGCGTCGTACGCGCTCGATCGCTGGAAGCAGCTGAACGTCTCGGCACTGGAGGGGGTCGCCGAGGTCGTCTTCGGCGCGGAACCGGAGGGAACGCTCCCCGTGGAGATCGACGGTCACTACCCGCTGGGACACGGACTCGGATACGAGGGATAG
- a CDS encoding endonuclease/exonuclease/phosphatase family protein, producing the protein MPPTDTAATRTRRGALSALGASGIALASGLCVGSASAEPQAPDRSLTAMSYNVHHGVGSDGRLDLEGTAREIRESGAEVVGLQEVDVHWGERSNFRNQAASLAEMLDANYVFAPIYSLDPPETDRPRREYGLAVLSEYPIRHSRNHEITRLSPLLGPEPQSAPGFPEVSVNVRGVRVSFFATHLDYRADPSVREMQVGDMLEIVDADRGPTLLVGDLNAPPGAPELRPLWDEFDDAWNVRSEEPGYTFPAETPTKRIDYVLTSSDVETDAVEVVETLVSDHRPVIAELSIPGSAVGEQSRE; encoded by the coding sequence ATGCCGCCGACAGATACGGCAGCGACTCGAACGCGACGGGGAGCGCTATCGGCGCTCGGGGCCTCCGGGATCGCCCTGGCGTCCGGACTGTGCGTGGGTAGCGCGTCGGCCGAGCCGCAGGCGCCCGATCGCAGCCTGACAGCGATGAGTTACAACGTCCACCACGGGGTCGGGTCGGACGGTCGCCTGGATCTCGAAGGCACGGCTCGCGAGATCCGGGAGTCCGGCGCCGAGGTCGTCGGACTCCAGGAGGTGGACGTCCACTGGGGCGAGCGCTCGAACTTCCGGAACCAGGCGGCGTCGCTGGCGGAGATGCTGGACGCGAACTACGTCTTCGCCCCGATCTACAGCCTCGACCCGCCCGAGACCGATCGGCCGCGACGCGAGTACGGCCTCGCGGTGCTGAGCGAGTACCCGATCCGGCACTCGCGGAACCACGAGATCACGCGTCTGTCCCCGCTGCTCGGCCCCGAACCCCAGTCGGCGCCCGGCTTTCCCGAAGTCAGCGTCAACGTCCGAGGGGTACGCGTCTCGTTCTTTGCGACGCACCTGGATTACAGGGCGGATCCGAGCGTGCGCGAGATGCAGGTCGGGGACATGCTGGAGATCGTCGACGCGGACCGCGGGCCGACGCTCCTCGTGGGCGACCTGAACGCGCCGCCCGGCGCGCCGGAGCTACGCCCGCTGTGGGACGAGTTCGACGACGCCTGGAACGTGCGGAGCGAGGAGCCGGGATACACGTTCCCGGCTGAGACTCCGACCAAACGCATCGACTACGTGCTGACTTCCTCGGACGTGGAAACGGACGCGGTCGAAGTCGTCGAGACGCTCGTCTCGGACCACCGACCGGTGATTGCGGAGCTGTCGATCCCCGGCTCGGCTGTGGGTGAGCAGTCGCGCGAATAA